In Planctomycetia bacterium, one DNA window encodes the following:
- a CDS encoding ABC transporter permease — translation MTTLHARPSTLAPTRRSAADQAGLLDRLGASGERHWQNLLTALAQIWANKARAFLTTLGIIIAVTSTITVVSMVQGFGDYMTSTLRNFGTNMMFVFPYDPHAERGMFMGRVLLDVGDVREVAMRCDKVRRISPLVFSAATVEYGRRRLTDVKMRGATEEFQSIRRFYTDAGRFFSPLEVDHGQYVCVLGRDVLKRLECDERIVGDHIFLNSMRFRVVGLLELKGSMFGDKQDDLILIPFTTALKLSPLSKYFMPFTLECTDEKDVEECSLQVTRVLRERHGLGPGEPNDFLIFRQDEFLRDFERVRLIATSVLAGIVGISLIVGGIGVMNVMLVSVTERTREIGLRKSVGARRRDILAQFLTEAVVLATVGGAIGVALGYSICLIATRHPLMVEVVVPWWAVALALGFSALVGVVFGIIPAFKAAILHPIDALRHE, via the coding sequence ATGACGACCCTCCACGCCCGGCCTTCGACCCTCGCACCGACCCGCCGGTCCGCCGCAGATCAGGCCGGTCTGCTGGATCGCCTCGGCGCTTCCGGTGAACGCCATTGGCAGAACCTCCTCACCGCTCTCGCCCAGATCTGGGCCAACAAGGCCCGCGCTTTTCTTACCACGCTCGGCATCATCATCGCCGTCACCAGCACCATCACCGTCGTCTCCATGGTGCAGGGCTTCGGCGACTACATGACCAGTACGCTCCGCAACTTCGGCACCAACATGATGTTTGTCTTTCCCTACGACCCCCACGCCGAACGCGGCATGTTTATGGGCCGGGTTCTGCTCGATGTCGGCGACGTGCGCGAAGTCGCCATGCGCTGCGATAAGGTTCGCCGCATCTCGCCGCTCGTCTTCTCCGCCGCGACCGTCGAGTACGGCCGCCGCCGTCTAACCGATGTCAAAATGCGCGGCGCGACGGAGGAGTTTCAGTCGATCCGCCGTTTCTACACCGACGCCGGGCGGTTCTTCAGCCCGCTCGAGGTCGATCACGGGCAATACGTCTGCGTCCTCGGACGCGACGTGCTCAAGCGGCTGGAGTGCGACGAACGCATCGTCGGCGATCACATCTTCCTCAACAGCATGCGCTTCCGTGTCGTCGGCCTGCTCGAACTCAAAGGCTCCATGTTCGGCGACAAGCAGGACGACCTCATTCTCATCCCGTTCACCACGGCCCTGAAGCTCTCGCCGCTCTCCAAGTATTTCATGCCGTTCACCCTCGAATGCACCGACGAGAAAGACGTCGAGGAATGTTCGTTGCAGGTCACACGCGTGCTGCGAGAACGGCACGGGCTTGGCCCCGGCGAACCCAATGACTTTCTCATCTTCCGGCAGGATGAGTTTCTGCGAGACTTTGAACGCGTTCGGCTCATCGCCACCAGCGTCCTTGCGGGCATCGTCGGTATCTCACTCATCGTGGGCGGCATCGGCGTCATGAACGTCATGCTGGTCTCGGTCACCGAACGCACGCGCGAGATCGGCCTGCGCAAGAGCGTCGGCGCGCGGCGGCGCGACATCCTCGCGCAATTCCTCACCGAGGCCGTCGTCCTCGCCACCGTCGGCGGCGCGATCGGCGTCGCCCTGGGTTACTCCATTTGTCTAATTGCGACGCGCCACCCGCTGATGGTCGAGGTCGTCGTCCCCTGGTGGGCCGTCGCCCTCGCCCTGGGCTTTTCCGCCTTGGTCGGCGTCGTCTTCGGAATCATCCCCGCCTTCAAGGCCGCAATCCTCCACCCCATCGATGCCCTGCGGCATGAATAA
- the rsfS gene encoding ribosome silencing factor has translation MAKRVPRSARSRANKPARAPRVTKIIPESTRPRPKPNRPTDKARAFAIACAKLLAENHCEDIVALDLVGVSPICDYFVIATGTSDRQLRAVADHLTDLGKASGEKPFGVAGYDEGAWIIVDYVDVVIHLFDADKRAYYDLDSLWGDRPKVDWA, from the coding sequence ATGGCCAAACGCGTCCCACGCTCCGCCCGGTCCCGTGCGAACAAGCCCGCCCGCGCGCCGCGCGTGACGAAGATCATTCCCGAATCCACGCGCCCGCGTCCCAAGCCGAACCGGCCGACCGACAAGGCCCGCGCGTTTGCCATCGCTTGTGCTAAGCTCCTCGCGGAAAATCACTGCGAGGACATCGTCGCCCTGGACCTCGTCGGGGTCAGCCCGATCTGCGATTATTTTGTCATCGCCACCGGCACCAGCGACCGCCAGCTCCGGGCCGTAGCCGATCATCTGACCGATCTGGGCAAAGCGTCGGGTGAGAAGCCCTTCGGCGTTGCGGGTTACGACGAAGGCGCCTGGATCATCGTCGACTACGTCGATGTGGTCATCCACCTGTTCGACGCCGACAAGCGGGCCTATTACGATCTCGATTCGCTCTGGGGCGATCGGCCCAAAGTGGATTGGGCCTGA
- a CDS encoding sodium/proton-translocating pyrophosphatase gives MSTQRRLFTLLATCAVAFLTFTGAAMGQDAPGTAAPTGLNGIPTIWWIALAGSLVGLIFAYKFYNEIMGKSEGDENMKLIAGFVRDGAYAYLRRQYKVVFFVFIGLCAVLSYLAFGLGVQHKIVPFAFLTGGFFSGLCGFFGMKTATNASHRTAAGARESLNQGLVVAFRAGSVMGLVVVGFALLDVTGWFIALRLWGGDMSLTTITVVMLTFGMGASTQALFARVGGGIYTKAADVGADLVGKVEAGIPEDDSRNPATIADNVGDNVGDVAGMGADLYESYAGSILATAALGVAAAVSMFGDDTSAVGFDAGMRLLATPMVLAGVGILLSIVGIYMVKTHENANLGQLMAALNRGIWGSSAFILIAALGVCYYLLGPSFPKVPDGGAQPSWLGIWGSIASGLIAGVIIGKATEIYTSYDFKPTQELAAQAVTGPATIIIGGIAEGMKSTWASLFTVIVAILVAFVSAGGATEYMLGLYGVGIAAVGMLATLGITLATDAYGPIADNAGGNAEMTHQKPEVRQRTDALDSLGNTTAATGKGFAIGSAALTALALLAAYIDEVRIGMLHEAETYVQRSILDGTADKNAAVAPVYIGYGKFALKWEGDSKKLANYGALMCPEYKEIKQMESKGLLKKGQRFTATDYVPGKREDGYEGMLNLGAHHLKVVPVRRATMDQFMSFYNITLMNPRVLCGLFAGVLLTFLFCALTMKAVGRAANRMMLECRRQFALMRAYLKGQGHDDAYIRNPDNWPRTPVHFQGGQIPDYASCVAISTAGAQKEMVFPSLLAIIAPVLVGLVFGVAGVMGLLAGGLVSGFAVAVFMANSGGAWDNAKKYIETFGKISAGAFKKDSKVRESVPDAVRDAIAARAENAESDDEIVYGKGSPDHKAGVVGDTVGDPFKDTSGPSLNILIKLMSMVSVVFAGLVVAYGPRIGELLKLGQ, from the coding sequence TTGAGTACGCAACGACGATTGTTCACCCTGCTGGCGACCTGCGCGGTTGCCTTTCTGACCTTCACCGGCGCGGCGATGGGCCAGGACGCCCCTGGAACCGCCGCGCCCACCGGCCTGAACGGCATCCCGACGATCTGGTGGATTGCCTTGGCCGGTTCGCTGGTCGGCCTGATCTTTGCCTACAAGTTCTACAACGAGATCATGGGCAAGAGCGAAGGCGACGAGAACATGAAGCTCATCGCCGGCTTCGTTCGCGACGGCGCTTACGCCTACCTCCGGCGACAATATAAAGTCGTCTTTTTCGTGTTCATCGGTCTCTGTGCCGTGCTCTCGTATCTTGCTTTCGGCCTCGGCGTGCAGCACAAGATCGTGCCGTTCGCCTTTCTCACCGGCGGATTCTTCTCCGGTCTGTGCGGCTTCTTCGGCATGAAGACCGCCACCAACGCCTCGCACCGAACCGCCGCCGGCGCCCGCGAGAGCCTCAATCAGGGCCTCGTCGTCGCCTTCCGCGCCGGATCGGTCATGGGCCTCGTCGTTGTCGGCTTTGCCCTGCTCGACGTCACCGGCTGGTTCATCGCCCTGCGACTCTGGGGCGGCGACATGAGCCTCACCACCATCACCGTTGTCATGCTGACCTTCGGCATGGGCGCCTCCACGCAGGCCCTGTTTGCACGCGTCGGCGGCGGCATCTACACCAAGGCGGCGGACGTCGGTGCGGACCTCGTCGGCAAAGTCGAAGCCGGCATCCCTGAAGATGACTCGCGCAATCCCGCCACCATCGCCGACAACGTCGGCGACAACGTCGGCGACGTGGCCGGCATGGGCGCCGATCTGTACGAATCCTACGCGGGTTCGATCCTTGCGACGGCCGCCCTCGGCGTGGCCGCGGCGGTCTCCATGTTCGGCGACGACACGTCCGCCGTCGGCTTTGACGCCGGCATGCGCCTGCTGGCCACGCCAATGGTGCTCGCGGGCGTGGGCATTCTCCTGTCGATCGTTGGCATCTACATGGTGAAGACGCACGAAAATGCAAACCTCGGCCAGCTCATGGCCGCGCTCAATCGCGGCATCTGGGGCAGCAGCGCGTTCATTCTCATTGCCGCCCTGGGCGTCTGTTACTATCTGCTCGGTCCCAGCTTCCCGAAAGTGCCCGATGGCGGCGCCCAACCCTCCTGGCTCGGCATCTGGGGCAGCATCGCATCGGGTCTGATCGCCGGCGTCATCATCGGCAAAGCGACGGAAATCTATACAAGCTACGATTTCAAACCGACCCAGGAACTCGCCGCCCAGGCCGTCACCGGTCCGGCGACCATCATCATCGGCGGCATCGCGGAGGGCATGAAGAGCACCTGGGCCAGTCTCTTTACCGTCATCGTGGCGATTCTCGTGGCCTTCGTCTCGGCCGGCGGCGCGACGGAATACATGCTCGGTCTCTACGGCGTCGGCATCGCCGCGGTCGGCATGCTCGCCACCCTCGGCATCACGCTGGCGACCGATGCCTACGGTCCCATCGCCGACAACGCCGGCGGCAACGCTGAAATGACGCACCAAAAGCCCGAAGTTCGCCAGCGGACCGACGCCCTCGATTCGCTCGGCAACACCACCGCCGCCACGGGCAAGGGCTTCGCCATCGGATCGGCCGCACTGACCGCGCTGGCCCTGCTCGCGGCCTACATCGACGAAGTGCGCATCGGCATGCTGCACGAGGCCGAGACGTATGTTCAGCGCTCGATTTTGGACGGTACCGCCGACAAGAATGCCGCCGTCGCACCGGTGTACATCGGCTACGGCAAGTTTGCCCTCAAGTGGGAAGGCGACTCGAAGAAGCTCGCCAATTACGGCGCGCTGATGTGCCCCGAGTACAAGGAAATCAAGCAGATGGAGTCCAAGGGCCTCCTCAAGAAAGGCCAGCGTTTCACGGCCACGGATTACGTGCCCGGTAAGCGGGAGGACGGCTACGAAGGCATGTTGAACCTCGGCGCACACCATCTCAAGGTGGTTCCCGTGCGCCGCGCCACGATGGACCAGTTCATGAGTTTCTACAACATTACGCTCATGAACCCGCGCGTCCTGTGCGGCCTCTTCGCCGGCGTGCTGCTCACGTTCCTGTTCTGTGCGCTCACGATGAAAGCCGTCGGTCGTGCCGCCAATCGCATGATGCTGGAGTGCCGCCGCCAGTTCGCCCTGATGCGTGCATACTTGAAGGGTCAGGGGCACGACGACGCCTACATCCGCAATCCGGACAACTGGCCGCGGACGCCGGTCCACTTCCAGGGCGGCCAGATCCCCGACTACGCAAGCTGCGTGGCCATCAGCACGGCCGGCGCGCAGAAGGAAATGGTCTTCCCCTCGCTTCTGGCGATCATCGCGCCGGTGCTGGTCGGTCTTGTGTTCGGCGTCGCCGGTGTCATGGGTCTGCTTGCGGGCGGTCTGGTCAGCGGATTCGCCGTGGCGGTGTTCATGGCCAACTCCGGCGGCGCGTGGGACAACGCCAAGAAGTACATCGAGACATTCGGCAAAATTTCGGCCGGGGCCTTCAAAAAGGACTCGAAGGTGCGCGAAAGCGTGCCGGATGCCGTCCGGGATGCCATCGCTGCCCGTGCGGAGAATGCCGAGTCCGACGATGAGATCGTCTATGGCAAAGGCTCGCCGGATCACAAGGCCGGCGTCGTCGGCGACACGGTCGGCGACCCGTTCAAGGATACCTCCGGCCCCTCGCTCAACATTCTCATCAAGCTGATGAGCATGGTCAGCGTCGTGTTCGCCGGTCTCGTCGTGGCGTACGGCCCGCGCATCGGCGAGTTGCTCAAACTCGGGCAGTAA
- the argS gene encoding arginine--tRNA ligase — protein MQSLLRQIESMVSAAMAAAFGDQAAGADPLVRTSTDAKLGDYQSNVAMGLAKKLGMKPRDAAAAIVAALPPSAPDLLEAPEIAGPGFINFRLKTAALNSAMGSIPAAPAGGEDRLGIDPVDASNKQTVVLDYSSPNVAKQMHVGHLRTTVIGDVFARVLAFQGHDVIRQNHLGDWGTQFGMVILGMWHAAMARHRGEPPGYLPRAVAELRAAIEAGSEAKLAYLKKVAERSKSEYEADQDGQRVFEPFLHACRAEALLTLVDIEAGYLYINTLTKEAAGTPYAAVLKDPRDVAQMMQRGGQQDAQERLAREIAIEITLRDCNAVYQKLGVLLADGDVCGESFYEPLLKGVMDEVIASLQSSDTQTGPIRAVCRRDQGALCVFLTKPDGSPAFKGPQGDPLPMIIQKSDGATLYATTDLAAILYRVAHPQRNPVRLRSPALVDTLARPPFHGGLGADRVIYVVGAPQKLHFEMLFPTAHAMGWTHRPQGEVRLEHVAFGSVLGADKKMLRTRSGDSVKLKDLLEEAVQRAEALVRQSEADPDRRRGLGESEIKDIAETIGVASVKYADLCQNRNTDYVFSWDKMMALQGNTAPYMLYACARIRSIHRKAVETRAGVPETATMRLDHPAERALALRILQLAEIVDAVGETLLPNILCDYLFDLAGRFMSFYESCPVLQAEDDATYASRLRLCELTHRALTIGLGLLGIRTLERM, from the coding sequence ATGCAATCGCTTCTCCGGCAGATTGAGTCGATGGTTTCCGCCGCCATGGCCGCCGCCTTCGGCGATCAGGCCGCGGGGGCCGACCCGCTCGTGCGCACGTCCACGGACGCGAAACTCGGCGACTACCAATCCAACGTCGCGATGGGCCTCGCCAAAAAACTCGGCATGAAGCCGCGCGACGCGGCCGCAGCCATCGTCGCTGCGCTGCCGCCCTCCGCGCCGGACCTGCTCGAAGCACCGGAGATCGCCGGTCCGGGATTTATTAATTTCCGCTTGAAAACCGCGGCCCTGAACTCGGCGATGGGGTCGATCCCGGCCGCGCCGGCCGGCGGGGAGGATCGTCTCGGCATCGACCCGGTGGACGCTTCGAATAAACAGACAGTTGTATTAGATTACTCCTCGCCCAACGTCGCCAAGCAGATGCACGTCGGGCACCTGCGCACCACCGTCATCGGCGATGTCTTCGCGCGCGTGCTCGCCTTTCAGGGTCACGACGTCATCCGGCAGAATCACCTCGGCGACTGGGGCACGCAGTTCGGCATGGTCATCCTCGGCATGTGGCACGCCGCCATGGCACGGCACCGCGGCGAACCACCGGGCTATCTGCCGCGCGCCGTCGCGGAGTTACGCGCCGCCATCGAGGCCGGCAGCGAAGCGAAACTCGCTTATCTGAAAAAAGTCGCCGAGCGATCCAAGTCCGAGTACGAAGCGGATCAGGACGGCCAGCGCGTCTTTGAGCCGTTTCTTCATGCCTGCCGCGCCGAGGCGCTGCTCACGCTCGTCGATATCGAGGCGGGATATCTGTACATCAACACGCTCACGAAGGAAGCCGCGGGGACGCCCTATGCCGCTGTGCTGAAAGACCCGCGCGACGTGGCCCAGATGATGCAGCGCGGCGGGCAGCAGGACGCCCAGGAGCGCCTTGCCCGCGAAATCGCCATCGAGATCACCCTGCGCGACTGCAACGCGGTGTACCAAAAACTCGGGGTGCTGCTCGCCGATGGCGATGTCTGCGGCGAGAGTTTTTACGAACCGTTGCTCAAGGGCGTGATGGACGAAGTCATCGCGTCGCTCCAGTCATCTGATACTCAAACTGGCCCGATCCGCGCCGTCTGCCGCCGCGACCAGGGCGCGTTGTGTGTTTTTCTTACCAAGCCCGACGGCTCACCGGCGTTCAAGGGGCCACAGGGCGACCCGCTGCCGATGATCATCCAGAAATCCGACGGCGCGACGCTTTACGCCACGACCGATCTCGCCGCGATTCTTTATCGCGTCGCGCACCCGCAGCGAAACCCGGTTCGCCTGCGCTCGCCCGCGCTGGTCGACACGCTCGCGCGCCCGCCTTTCCACGGCGGACTCGGGGCAGACCGCGTTATCTACGTCGTCGGCGCGCCGCAGAAGCTGCATTTCGAGATGCTCTTCCCCACGGCGCACGCGATGGGCTGGACGCATCGGCCGCAAGGCGAGGTGCGACTCGAACATGTCGCGTTCGGTTCGGTCCTCGGCGCCGACAAAAAAATGCTTCGAACGCGCAGCGGCGATTCCGTCAAACTCAAGGATCTTCTGGAGGAAGCCGTGCAGCGGGCCGAAGCGCTCGTCCGCCAGTCGGAAGCCGACCCGGACCGACGACGAGGCTTGGGCGAGTCCGAAATCAAGGACATCGCCGAAACGATCGGCGTCGCCTCGGTGAAATACGCCGACCTGTGCCAGAATCGCAACACGGACTACGTCTTCAGTTGGGACAAGATGATGGCACTTCAGGGCAACACCGCGCCGTACATGCTCTACGCCTGTGCCCGCATTCGGTCTATCCATCGAAAGGCCGTCGAAACACGCGCCGGCGTGCCCGAGACCGCGACCATGCGGCTGGACCATCCCGCCGAACGCGCCTTGGCGCTGCGCATCCTGCAACTCGCCGAAATCGTCGACGCCGTCGGCGAGACGCTGCTGCCGAACATTCTCTGCGATTATCTGTTTGATCTGGCGGGCCGGTTCATGTCGTTCTATGAATCGTGCCCGGTCC
- a CDS encoding GNAT family N-acetyltransferase translates to MNRRRIFALVLAAGPSRRMGRPKLLLEYGGGTILEAVLDAVFDSPLDGAVIVTTPEIEALLRDAVPPDVAVALNHDADSNVITSVKLGLSKVKTRYHLQDDDGIVVMLGDMPEITSVTVSMCAEMYRMAKQPRMLVATYHGVRSYPVIVPFSRMLEVFCWDRPRVLEELWERPGADVRELPIGLCPKPIDVDTPEDYERLLAIHRASVPRDASPPRLRLIRDDEEKGRGTDPALSSGGSRADERDAAAGLPLDWHISVAKHDDEIAACWPVMAELRPHVNETEFVARVHRQAASGYRLARLEAAGRVVSVAGYRIGENLSWGRHLYVDDLVTAAAARSKGYGEALFNWLVEEARRNECDALHLDSGVQRFAAHRFYLAMRMDITSHHFAIKLK, encoded by the coding sequence ATGAACCGGCGGCGTATCTTCGCACTGGTCTTGGCGGCGGGGCCGAGCCGACGCATGGGTCGGCCGAAGCTGCTTCTGGAATACGGCGGAGGGACGATCCTGGAGGCCGTGCTGGACGCGGTGTTTGATTCGCCGCTGGACGGCGCGGTGATCGTGACGACGCCGGAGATCGAGGCACTGCTGCGGGATGCCGTTCCGCCGGACGTGGCTGTGGCGTTGAATCACGATGCGGACAGCAACGTGATCACATCCGTGAAGCTGGGCCTGTCCAAAGTCAAGACGCGTTATCACCTGCAAGACGACGACGGCATCGTCGTGATGCTCGGCGACATGCCGGAGATCACGTCCGTGACGGTGTCGATGTGCGCCGAGATGTATCGAATGGCCAAGCAGCCGAGGATGCTCGTGGCGACGTATCACGGCGTGCGGAGCTACCCGGTCATCGTGCCGTTTTCGCGCATGCTGGAAGTGTTCTGCTGGGATCGGCCCCGCGTGCTGGAGGAACTGTGGGAGAGGCCGGGGGCCGACGTCCGCGAGCTGCCGATCGGGTTGTGCCCGAAGCCGATCGACGTGGACACGCCGGAGGATTACGAGCGGCTGCTGGCGATTCATCGTGCCTCCGTACCGCGTGATGCCTCGCCCCCCCGGCTGCGTTTGATTCGTGACGACGAAGAGAAGGGACGCGGGACGGACCCCGCCCTGTCGAGCGGCGGCAGTCGGGCGGATGAGCGCGACGCCGCGGCAGGATTGCCGCTGGACTGGCACATCTCGGTCGCGAAGCATGATGACGAGATCGCTGCATGCTGGCCGGTGATGGCGGAGCTTCGGCCGCATGTGAACGAGACCGAGTTCGTCGCGCGGGTGCATCGTCAGGCGGCAAGCGGTTATCGGCTGGCGCGGCTGGAGGCGGCGGGCCGCGTGGTGAGTGTGGCGGGCTATCGAATCGGTGAAAATCTGTCGTGGGGTCGGCATCTGTATGTGGATGATCTCGTGACGGCGGCGGCGGCGCGGTCGAAGGGCTATGGGGAGGCGCTGTTCAACTGGCTGGTGGAGGAAGCCCGGCGAAACGAGTGCGACGCGTTGCATCTGGACAGCGGCGTGCAGCGGTTCGCGGCGCACCGGTTTTATCTCGCGATGCGGATGGATATCACGTCACACCATTTCGCGATCAAGCTCAAGTAG